A stretch of Gasterosteus aculeatus chromosome 4, fGasAcu3.hap1.1, whole genome shotgun sequence DNA encodes these proteins:
- the gcc1 gene encoding GRIP and coiled-coil domain-containing protein 1, whose translation MEKFGMSFGGSSGRKELLDTIESQKKQLVQYQTRFKDVVQAYKSLLKEKEALEASFKVLAVTQEVELNQQCQDTRTTLDLQDDGSSLHSEDSVDTAVSVDMSSETTRDDQGEKDQGEPGSRSSSLTRRSDSSTGGSDNCGMGVEPRQQATPPPSTEVDRRLAQLKKQLSTLTSALATVTHEKSRMEASFQADKRQLKQEMEELQDRLVAVTTQQEVELCALQQQLAEGRARIITQQHEREQEQGDHVQQLRELQRILQQERDLRQNAELRLQDANATLLMTSQAVDRGAESEAHLNQVREDRDELRKRLLAVEEDQKKPDPRVNELQQELTELKKHFQQQIHLETTKACEVEVRLLERAHAAEARVAGLEQRISELSELLGSCEKTRQRDQQTAQRLRDRILQLDTENKTLASRMTSDLGVDESQLDICVLKEKLEKLKKLLVLAAQRNPNQIIQDLVDTQAELGGDKASLLQQQELQQLKDEFERYKLRAQVVLKNKNAKDGSQAKELEEVRDQLAELREKYINLRIQSDEAETRHRRRLEEVQQQSAGLQHTHKQEVERTEVAHRDDLLRLEEELHKQRERTMALLNEKDQELERLRAAVPTCTNDTDRTADNMQESGLETEGDIISQALRWPTPTEPTLLLYAEQLARKEVEVGNLRRQKHRLEDDVHQLQARLIAKGERHDEEASALRGQLDKLIRDQSREGANMEYLKNVTYKFLTLQDASGRQQTLNAILTILHFSPQEKTTVMGLQSATWWNNKR comes from the exons ATGGAGAAGTTTGGGATGAGTTTTGGGGGCAGTTCCGGAAGAAAGGAGCTACTGGACACCATTGAGTCCCAGAAGAAGCAGCTGGTCCAGTACCAGACCCGCTTCAAAGACGTGGTCCAGGCCTATAAGAGTCTTCTCAAGGAGAAGGAGGCTCTGGAGGCAAGTTTTAAGGTCTTGGCTGTGACCCAGGAGGTGGAGCTCAACCAACAATGCCAGGACACCAGAACCACCTTAGACCTCCAAGATGACGGCTCCTCTCTGCACAGTGAGGACAGTGTGGACACTGCAGTCTCTGTGGACATGTCCAGTGAGACCACCAGAGATGACCAGGGGGAAAAGGACCAGGGAGAACCGGGATCTAGGTCCAGTTCCCTG ACCCGGAGGTCTGATTCCAGCACCGGTGGCTCAGATAACTGCGGTATGGGGGTGGAGCCACGTCAGCAGGCCACACCCCCTCCCAGCACAGAGGTGGACCGTCGACTCGCCCAGTTAAAGAAACAACTGAGCACACTCACAAGCGCCCTCGCCACAGTGACGCACGAGAAGTCTCGAATGGAGGCCAGTTTTCAGGCTGATAAGCGCCAGCTGAAACAGGAAATGGAGGAGCTCCAGGACCGCCTGGTTGCTGTGACAacacagcaggaggtggagctgtGCGCCCTCCAGCAGCAGTTGGCTGAGGGCCGTGCTCGCATCATCACGCAGCAGCACGAGAGGGAGCAAGAGCAGGGCGACCACGTCCAGCAGCTAAGGGAGCTGCAGAGGATCCTACAGCAGGAGAGAGACCTGCGACAGAACGCGGAGCTCCGCCTGCAAGACGCCAACGCCACTCTCCTCATGACATCACAGGCCGTGGATCGGGGGGCGGAGTCAGAGGCTCACCTGAACCAGGTGAGGGAGGACAGAGACGAGCTCAGGAAGAGGCTGCTGGCTGTCGAGGAGGACCAGAAGAAACCAGATCCCAGAGTGAATGAACTGCAACAGGAGCTGACGGAGCTGAAAAAACACTTCCAGCAGCAGATTCACCTCGAGACCACAAAG GCCTGCGAGGTGGAGGTTCGACTCCTGGAGCGCGCTCATGCTGCAGAGGCGAGGGTCGCCGGTCTGGAGCAGAGAATCTCCGAACTTTCAGAGCTTCTGGGTTCCTGTGAGAAGACGAGGCAGAGAGACCAGCAGACAGCTCAGAGACTCAGAGACCGGATCCTGCAGCTGGACACGGAGAACAAGACGTTGGCCAGCAGGATGACTTCTGACCTCGGCGTGGATGAGTCTCAGCTGGACATCTGCGTGCTGAAGGAGAagctggagaagctgaagaagctgtTGGTCCTGGCAGCTCAGAGGAACCCAAACCAGATCATCCAGGACCTGGTGGACACCCAGGCGGAGTTGGGCGGAGACAAAGCCTCGTTGCTCCAGCAGCAGGAGCTTCAGCAGCTCAAAGACGAGTTTGAGCGCTACAAGCTGCGAGCACAGGTTGTGCTGAAGAACAAAAACGCCAAAGATGGCTCTCAGGccaaagagctggaggaggtccGGGACCAGCTGGCCGAACTAAGGGAGAAGTACATCAACCTGCGGATCCAGAGCGACGAGGCCGAGACCCGACACCGCCGCCggctggaggaggtgcagcagcagtcGGCGGGGCTGCAGCACactcacaaacaggaagtggaacgGACTGAGGTGGCGCACCGCGACGACCTGCTGCGACTGGAAGAGGAGCttcacaaacagagagagaggacaatGGCGCTGCTGAACGAGAAGgaccaggagctggagaggctgcGTGCCGCGGTGCCGACCTGCACCAACGACACTGACAGGACGGCCGACAACATGCAGGAGTCTGGCCTGGAGACCGAGGGTGACATCATCAGTCAGGCTCTGCGGTGGCCGACGCCCACCGAGCCCACGCTGCTGCTGTACGCTGAACAGCTGGCCaggaaggaggtggaggtgggaaaCCTGCGGCGGCAGAAGCACCGGCTGGAGGACGACGTCCACCAGCTGCAGGCTAGGCTCATTGCGAAGGGGGAGCGGCACGACGAGGAGGCGTCCGCACTGCGAGGACAACTGGACAAACTGATCAGAGATCAAAGCAGAGAGGGCGCCAACATGGAGTACCTGAAGAACGTCACTTACAAGTTTCTGACCCTGCAGGACGCCAGCGGGAGGCAGCAGACGCTCAATGCCATCCTGACCATCCTGCACTTCAGTCCACAGGAGAAGACCACCGTCATGGGGCTGCAAAGCGCCACGTGGTGGAACAACAAGAGGTAG
- the atp6v1f gene encoding V-type proton ATPase subunit F, translating into MAGRGKLIAVIGDEDTCTGFLLGGIGELNKNRKPNFLVVEKDTSITEIEETFKSFLARNDIGIILINQFIAEMIRHAIDGHMQSIPAVLEIPSKEHPYDASKDSILRRAKGMFCAEDFR; encoded by the exons ATGGCTGGACGCGGGAAACTGATCGCCGTTATCGGTGACGAGGACACGTGCACCGGATTCTTGCTCGGGGGGATCGGTGAGCTCAACAAGAACCGGAAACCCAATTTcctggtggtggagaaggacACGAGCATCACGGAGATAGAGGAGACCTTCAA GAGCTTCTTGGCCCGTAATGACATCGGCATCATCCTCATCAACCAGTTCATCGCTGAGATGATCCGCCACGCCATCGACGGCCACATGCAGTCCATCCCGGCGGTGCTGGAGATCCCTTCCAAGGAGCACCCGTACGACGCCTCGAAGGACTCCATCCTGCGCCGGGCCAAGGGCATGTTCTGTGCCGAGGACTTCCGGTAG
- the LOC120817922 gene encoding ADP-ribosylation factor 4 has protein sequence MGLTISSLFTRLFGKKQMRILMVGLDAAGKTTILYKLKLGEIVTTIPTIGFNVETVEYRNICFTVWDVGGQDKIRPLWRHYFQNTQGLIFVVDSNDRERVAESAEELSKMIQEDELKEAVLLVFANKQDLPNAMGVSELTDKLGLHSLRSRTWHVEATCATQGTGLYEGLDWLSNELSKR, from the exons ATGGGCTTGACTATCTCCTCCTTGTTTACGAGGTTGTTCGGGAAGAAGCAGATGAGGATACTGATGG TCGGTTTGGACGCTGCCGGTAAAACAACAATCTTATACAAACTGAAGCTCGGAGAGATCGTCACCACCATCCCGACTATCG GGTTCAACGTGGAGACCGTTGAGTACAGAAACATCTGTTTCACAGTTTGGGACGTTGGTGGTCAGGACAAGATCCGTCCTCTGTGGAGACACTATTTCCagaacacacag ggTCTGATCTTTGTGGTCGACAGTAACGACAGGGAGCGAGTGGCAGAATCCGCTGAGGAGCTCTCCAAGATG ATCCAGGAGGATGAGCTGAAGGAGGCAGTTCTTCTGGTTTTTGCCAACAAACAGGATCTTCCAAATGCGATGGGAGTCAGTGAACTCACCGACAAACTGGGTCTGCACAGCCTCCGAAGCAGAACT TGGCATGTGGAGGCCACCTGTGCCACTCAGGGTACTGGTCTGTACGAGGGTCTGGACTGGCTGTCCAATGAGCTATCGAAGCGTTAG
- the lamtor4 gene encoding LOW QUALITY PROTEIN: ragulator complex protein LAMTOR4 (The sequence of the model RefSeq protein was modified relative to this genomic sequence to represent the inferred CDS: deleted 1 base in 1 codon), with protein MCSICFLAKKKQKCRGSAAAKTVEEMTTAALTAGLERIPDQLGYLVISEDGVLASAGELENDEQTAAVMMQMVRTASRFKLPGSAEPPFKRMSVTLEDFVYMVTVSGQKVFVVKRQNNQQEPIST; from the exons ATGTGCAGCATTTGCTTCCTCgcc aaaaaaaagcagaaatgtcgCGGATCAGCAGCTGCTAAAACAGTAGAAGAAATG ACGACAGCGGCTCTGACTGCGGGTCTGGAGCGGATCCCGGATCAGCTCGGGTACCTGGTCATCAGTGAGGACGGAGTTCTGGCT TCAGCAGGTGAGCTGGAGAACGATGAACAAACAGCAGCCGTGATGATGCAGATGGTTCGAACAGCAAGTCGATTTAAATTACCTGGATCAGCTGAGCCGCCCTTCAAACGCATGTCAG TGACTCTCGAGGATTTCGTTTACATGGTGACGGTCTCGGGTCAGAAAGTATTTGTGGTCAAACGTCAGAACAACCAGCAGGAACCAATCAGCACTTAA
- the lta4h gene encoding leukotriene A-4 hydrolase, with protein sequence MSSDPCSFSCVTRCVTRHLNLTLRVDFDRRVIRAKVELTVEALEDRFSALTLDTKDLQVVSVTANGQAASFTMGPKHSFKGTPLDITLPFDLSRGQHVIVEVTYETSPSASALQWLSPEQTAGRKQPYLFSQCQAHHCRSMIPCQDSPCVKHTYYAQVSVPKDLVTVMSAVRDGQEVDPQDNNRVLYRFRQTVPMPSYLMAIAVGALESREIGPRSRVWSEKEFVDKAAFEFSETEAMLKAAEDLVGPYVWGRYDILVLPPSFPYGGMENPCLTYATPTLLAGDKSLSNVIAHEISHSWTGNLVTNKTWEHFWLNEGHTVYLERMIGRSLVSEQFRQFKAMGGWKDLQDSVNTFGANNVLTNLVPSLQDVDPDEAFSSVPYEKGFALLYHLEELMGGPEVFMGFVRSYIQMFAYGSVTTDEWKNHLFSYFKDQVDILNKVDWNAWMFTPGMPPVKPQYDTTLADACISLSQRWVKAKDQDLSSFKESDVKTLSSHQLIEFLSLLLQEDPISLTRVKKMQEVYNLNAIMNSEIRFRWLRLCVRSRWEEAVPMALKMATEQGRMKYTRPLFREIFNYEKYRDEAVRVFVAHRAAMHPVTSGLVAKDLQVDASKTTSL encoded by the exons ATGTCTTCAGACCCGTGCTCCTTCTCCTGCGTCACCAGATGCGTCACCAGACACCTGAACCTCACCCTGCGCGTGGACTTCGACCGGCGCGTCATCCGAGCCAAGGTGGAGCTGACGGTGGAGGCTCTGGAGGACCGCTTCTCCGCCCTG ACTTTGGACACAAAAGACCTGCAGGTCGTCTCGGTGACTGCGAATGGACAAGCGGCGAGCTTTACGATGGGCCCCAAGCACAGCTTCAAGGGGACTCCGCTGGACATCAcgttgccctttgacctctccaG AGGGCAGCATGTGATCGTGGAAGTGACCTATGAGACGTCTCCGTCTGCGTCGGCGCTGCAGTGGCTCTCACCTGAGCAGACTGCCGGGAGGAAGCAGCCGTACCTGTTCAGTCAGTGCCAG GCTCATCACTGCAGGAGCATGATTCCCTGTCAGGACAGTCCGTGTGTGAAACACACCTACTACGCCCAG GTGTCAGTACCTAAAGACCTGGTGACTGTGATGAGCGCAGTGAGAGACGGACAGGAAGTCGATCCTCAGGACAATAACCGCGTCCTCTACAGGTTCAGACAGACG GTGCCCATGCCTTCTTACCTGATGGCCATTGCGGTCGGCGCTTTGGAAAGCAG GGAGATCGGGCCCAGATCCAGAGTTTGGTCTGAGAAGGAGTTTGTGGATAAAGCAGCATTTGAGTTCTCTGAG ACGGAGGCCATGCTGAAGGCTGCCGAGGACCTGGTTGGGCCGTATGTTTGGGGTCGCTACGACATCCTggttcttcctccttctttcccCTACGGAGGGATGGAGAACCCCTGCCTGACCTACGCTACACCCACCcttctg GCAGGAGACAAGTCTCTCTCCAAT GTGATCGCTCATGAGATCTCACATAGCTGGACCGGAAACCTGGTGACCAACAAGACCTGGGAACACTTCTG GCTGAACGAGGGTCACACGGTCTACCTGGAGAGGATGATCGGCAGGTCTCTGGTCAGCGAGCAGTTCAGACAGTTCAAGGCCATGGGGGGCTGGAAGGACCTGCAGGACTCG GTGAACACCTTTGGAGCCAACAACGTGCTGACCAACCTGGTCCCCAGCCTGCAGGACGTTGACCCCGATGAAGCCTTCTCCTCAGTTCCCTATGAGAAGGGCTTCGCTTTACTCTACcacctggaggagctgatggGGGGGCCAG AGGTGTTCATGGGCTTTGTGAGGTCATACATCCAGATGTTTGCTTACGGCAGCGTGACCACAGACGAGTGGAAGAACCACTTGTTCTCCTACTTCAAAGACCAG gtggACATCCTGAACAAGGTCGACTGGAACGCCTGGATGTTTACCCCCGGGATGCCTCCAGTCAAACCTCA GTACGACACAACGCTGGCTGACGCCTGCATCTCTCTGAGCCAGAGGTGGGTCAAG GCCAAAGACCAGGACCTGAGCAGCTTTAAGGAGTCCGATGTGAAGACGCTGTCGTCCCACCAGCTCATCGAGTTCTTGTCCCTCCTGCTTCAGGAG GATCCTATTTCTCTGACTCGTGTGAAGAAGATGCAGGAGGTTTACAATCTTAATGCCATCATGAACTCAGAGATCCGATTCAG GTGGCTCCGGCTGTGTGTGCGGTCCCGGTGGGAGGAAGCGGTTCCCATGGCGCTGAAGATGGCGACGGAGCAGGGCAGGATGAAGTACACCAGGCCGCTCTTTAG AGAGATCTTCAACTACGAGAAGTATCGAGACGAAGCCGTTCGAGTATTTGTCGCTCACAGAGCAGCGATGCACCCGGTCACCTCCGGACTGGTGGCCAAAGACCTGCAGGTGGACGCCAGTAAGACCACCAGCCTGTAA